The Caulifigura coniformis genome includes a region encoding these proteins:
- a CDS encoding HTTM domain-containing protein: MHCNLGVASGRQGWLCRLFDNVDIASLVIFRIGFGLMMTAWALHYLWVGRVDDLYMTPRFHFTYPGLDFITPWGGVGMKIHFVALAFLGLLVAIGSVYRLSSTLLAAGFTYVFLLDRANYQNHYYLLALISWSMPLMPAHRTMSVDVLNGHVKRSPVIPAWCLCLTRFHIGLPYFFGGIAKINSDWLAGEPMRTHLATTDWGPLFSEWGPVEVAARFLSWGGLLFDLAVIPLLLWKPTRMWAYLASVAFHLINAHLFQIHIFPWFMIFATTIFFDCGWPRRLWRRRAPVSVTGSSGPATWTGRRRAGVAAAAVYVIVQCILPLRHMAYSDATNWTEQGHHFAWRMMLRGKTAGVRFLLTDRASGESVQTDLLQYITPEQLTRMARDPEMIVHCAHHLRDRFRASLNRDFEVRAVVLCSLNGRRPQLLVDPNVDLSSVRRNGFEQAWIMPLTEPLPDVPWTVPVQEWERHISIPELTFLGRMSSNGQPSRSAVAADESQVRRIGDSP, translated from the coding sequence GTGCATTGCAACCTGGGGGTGGCGTCTGGAAGGCAAGGCTGGCTGTGCCGACTGTTTGATAACGTCGACATCGCCAGCCTGGTGATCTTCCGCATCGGCTTCGGGCTGATGATGACGGCGTGGGCCCTGCATTACTTATGGGTGGGACGCGTCGACGATCTCTATATGACGCCGCGATTCCACTTCACCTATCCGGGGCTGGACTTCATCACACCCTGGGGCGGCGTTGGAATGAAGATTCATTTCGTGGCGCTGGCGTTTCTCGGCCTGCTCGTCGCAATCGGATCGGTTTATCGCCTTTCTTCGACGCTGCTGGCCGCTGGATTCACGTACGTCTTCCTCCTGGATCGCGCGAATTACCAGAATCACTACTACCTGCTGGCACTGATCAGCTGGTCGATGCCGCTGATGCCCGCACACCGGACGATGTCGGTCGACGTCCTGAACGGCCATGTGAAGCGCAGTCCGGTCATCCCCGCATGGTGCCTGTGTCTGACGCGATTCCACATCGGTCTGCCGTATTTCTTTGGCGGGATTGCGAAGATCAATTCCGACTGGCTGGCCGGTGAGCCAATGCGGACGCACCTGGCAACGACGGATTGGGGGCCTCTGTTCAGCGAATGGGGACCGGTCGAGGTGGCCGCGAGGTTTCTCAGCTGGGGTGGCCTGCTTTTCGATCTCGCAGTGATTCCGCTCCTCCTCTGGAAGCCGACTCGCATGTGGGCCTACCTGGCCAGCGTCGCTTTCCACCTGATCAATGCCCATCTGTTCCAGATCCACATCTTTCCGTGGTTCATGATTTTTGCCACGACGATCTTCTTCGATTGCGGATGGCCCCGCAGGCTCTGGCGTCGACGGGCGCCGGTGTCCGTGACCGGCAGCTCAGGACCGGCGACGTGGACTGGACGTCGGCGGGCGGGAGTGGCCGCAGCGGCGGTCTATGTCATCGTGCAGTGCATCCTGCCGCTGCGTCACATGGCATACTCTGACGCCACGAACTGGACCGAGCAGGGGCACCACTTTGCGTGGCGCATGATGCTGCGAGGAAAGACGGCCGGGGTTCGCTTCCTCCTGACGGACCGCGCCAGCGGCGAATCCGTCCAGACGGATCTCCTGCAGTACATCACGCCGGAGCAATTGACGCGCATGGCGCGCGATCCGGAAATGATCGTCCACTGCGCCCATCACCTGAGAGATCGGTTTCGGGCATCCCTCAACCGGGACTTCGAGGTGCGGGCCGTGGTGCTGTGCAGTCTCAACGGACGAAGGCCGCAACTCCTGGTTGATCCGAACGTCGATCTCAGTTCCGTCCGGCGAAATGGTTTCGAGCAGGCGTGGATCATGCCGCTAACCGAACCCCTGCCGGATGTTCCCTGGACGGTGCCGGTGCAGGAATGGGAACGTCACATCTCCATCCCGGAACTCACGTTTCTGGGTCGCATGTCGTCCAATGGTCAGCCGTCCCGATCTGCAGTCGCTGCCGATGAGAGTCAAGTGCGGCGTATTGGCGATTCGCCGTGA